In the genome of Limimonas halophila, the window CGAGCGCGGTCGCGGCCACGGCGAGCAGGGCCGGTCCCCACGCCCCCAGGCCCCACGCAAGCAGCGCGGCCGGCGGCAGCGTGGCCAGCGAGCCCCAGGTGCCCGGCATCGTGGGCAGAAGTCCGCTGCCGAACCAGGTCGCGATCAGGCCGATGGGGGAAAGGGTCGCGGGCCGCGCCATCAAGCGGCGGGCACGCGCACGGTGGCGACGGCCTGTGCGGCGATGCCCTCGCGCCGTCCCACGAAGCCGAGCTTTTCGGTGGTGGTCGCCTTCACGCTCACGCGTTCGCTGGCGAGGCCGAGCAAGCCGGCGACGCGCTCGCGCATGGGCGCGCGGTGAGGGCCGACCTTGGGGCGCTCGCAGATCAGCGTGATGTCGACGTTGACGATCGCGCCGCCGCGCTCGCGCACCAGCTCCAGCGCGTGCGCCACGAAGGCGGCCGAGTCCGCGCCCTTCCAGCGGTCGTCGCTGGGCGGGAAGTGCTCGCCGATGTCTCCGGCGCCGATGGCGCCCAGCAGCGCGTCCACCAGGACGTGCAGCCCCACGTCTGCGTCCGAATGCCCGGCGAGGCCGCGTTCGCTTGGCACGTCCACGCCGCACAGCCTTACGGGGCCGGCTCCGTCGCCGAAGGCATGCACATCGAAGCCGCTGCCCGTGCGCGTTTCCGTGCCGCCGGCCAGCCAGCGTTCGACGCGGTGGATGTCGTCGCGGGTGGTCACCTTGATGTTCTCCGTCGAGCCGTCGACCACGGTCAGTTCATAGCCGGCGCGCTCCGCCAGGGCGGCGTCGTCGCTGGCGCTCGGATCGGTGGCAGCGCGGTGCGCGTCGAGGATCTCGGGATAGCGGAAGCCCTGGGGGGTCTGCGCCCGCCACAGATCGCCGCGCGGCACGGTTTCCACGATGCGCCGATCTTCGGCGCGCTTGAGGGTATCGCTGACGGGCAGCGCCGGAATCGCGCCCGCCTGGGTATCCAGCGCCGCCAGGACTCGATCGATCAGCGCCGTGTCAGGGAAGGGGCGAGCGCCGTCGTGGATGAGCACGGCGTCGGGATCTCGGTCGGCAAGCGCTTCCAGCCCGCGGTGCACGGAGTCCTGCCGGCTGGCGCCGCCGTCGACGGGCGTCAGGACGTCGATCCCCTCGGCCACCGCGGCAAAGGTTTCCCGGTCCTTGGGATGGATTACGGGCAGGATGGCGTCGATGCGCGGGTGCGCGGCCAGATGCGCCAGGGTGTGGCGCAGCAGCGGCTGTCCCGCCACCGGAACGTACTGCTTGGGCCGGTCGCCGCCGGCGCGGGTGCCCCGGCCGGCCGCCACGACGATTGCGATCACGCCCGCCACGATACGCTGGTCCTTTCGCCCGCTTCCTGCCGGTGCGCGCGGAGGTTATGCCTCGCCGCGCCCGCCGCCAAGAGTCGCCATTGGCGCTGGCAAATTGCTCCAGGGTGCCCATTTGACAGGCAGCCCGCGGTGCCTGCACAAAAACCGCGCACACACCACCTGGTCGAGGTCGAAGCGCTTTCATGTCCGGGTCCAAACCCGCGTCATCCCTGTCCGGCGAGGCCAGCAACGCCGTCCTCAACGCCTTGCCTGACGCAGTGGTGGTGCTGGACGGCGAGGGCCGCCTCGTCGAGGTCAACATCGCTGCCGAACAGCTCTTCGGCGTCAGCCGGACGGCGCTCGGCGGGCGGGCGCTGACGGCCCTGATTCCCGGCGACAGCCCCATCCACACGCTTGTGGCTCAGGCGCGCGACGGTGGTCAGACCGTCAGCCAGGACGACGTGGTGCTGGAATCGCCGCGCCTGGCGGCCCGCAACGCCTCGGTCCACGCCGCGCCCGTGCCCGAGCTGCCCGGCCACGTCACGCTGACGCTGCGCGAGCGCACGATGGCGCACAAGCTGGACCGCCAACTCGTCCACCGCAACGCGGCGCGCTCGGTCACGGCCATGGCGGCGCTGTTGGCGCACGAAGTGAAGAACCCGCTCAGCGGCATCCGGGGCGCAGCGCAGCTTCTCGAGCAGACCGCCGGCGAGGACGACCGCCGCCTCACGGGGCTGATCCGCGAGGAGGCCGACCGCATCGTCACCGTGCTCTCGGAGATGGAGATCTTTTCCGACGAGCGGCCGATCGAGCGCGGCCCCGTGAACATCCACGAAGTCCTCGACCACGTGAAGCAAGTGGCCCAGGCGGGCGTGGGCGCGAACCTGACCATCCGGGAAGCCTACGACCCCTCGCTGCCGCCGGTGCTCGGCAACCGCAACCTGCTGATCCAGGCCTTGCTGAACCTGGCGAAGAACGCCGCCGAGGCGGTCGGCGATGACGGCGGCACGCTGACCCTGGAAACACGCTACCAGCACGGCATCCGGCTGGCCGTGCCCGGCGGCGGCCGGCGTGTCGATCTGCCGCTGGTCGTCACCCTGACCGACGACGGGCCGGGCATCCCCGCCGACCTGCAACGCCACCTCTTCGACCCCTTCGTCTCCACGAAGACGGGCAGCCGCGGGCTCGGGCTGGCGCTGGTGGCGAAGGTGGTGGAGGACCACGGCGGGGTGATCGAGTACGACACCGGCCCGCGCGGCACGGCTTTCCGCATCATGCTGCCCACGACGACGGACGAGGAGGCACGGTGAGCGAGGTCACCATCCTGGTCGCCGACGACGACCGCGGCATTCGCACCGTTCTGGACCAGGCGCTTCAGCGCGCCGGCTACGCCGTGCGCACCACGGGCCAGACCCGAACGCTGTGGTCCTGGATCGAGGGGGGCGAGGGCGATCTCGTCATCACCGACGTGGTCATGCCGGACGAAAACGGCCTCGACCTGATCCCGCGTGTGAAGGAGCTGCGCCCGGACCTGCCCGTGGTCGTCACCAGCGCGCGCAACACCCTGCTGACGGCCGTGCGCGCGACCGAGCGCGGCGCCTTCGAGTACCTGCCCAAGCCCTTCGACCTTCAGGAGGTCGTCGAGGTCGTGGAACGCGGCTTGGCGCCCGCGGCGCGCGGCGGTGCGGAGGAGCCCGCGGCGGGCGCGCCCGACGAGGACGAGCAGATGCCGCTCATCGGGCGCTCGCCGGCGATGCAGGACGTCTACCGCGTGCTGGCGCGGCTCGTCGGCACCGAGCTGACCGTGATGATCAACGGCGAGTCCGGCACGGGGAAGGAGTTGGTGGCCCGCGCGCTGCACGATTACGGCAAGCGCCGCGAGGGCCCCTTCGTGGCCGTGAACATGGCGGCGATCCCGCGCGAGCTGATCGAGAGCGAGCTCTTCGGCCACGAGAAGGGCGCCTTCACCGGCGCAACCCACCGGCAGGCGGGGCGCTTCGAACAGGCCAGCGGCGGCACCCTCTTCCTGGACGAGATCGGCGACATGCCGATGGAAGCCCAGACGCGGCTGCTGCGCGTGTTGCAGGAGGGCGAGTACACCACGGTCGGCGGCCGCACGCCGCTCAAGGCCGACAGCCGCATCGTTGCCGCCACGCACCAGGATCTGGGCGAGCTCGTCCGCGCGGGCCGCTTCCGCGAGGACCTCTACTACCGCCTCAACGTCGTGCCGCTGCGCCTGCCGGCGCTGCGCGAGCGGATCGAGGACATCCCCGATCTTGTGCGCCATTTCCTGAACCGCTGCGAGCGCGAGGGCCTGCCGCGCAAGTCCATGGCGCCGGAAGCGCTGGAAAGCCTGCGCGCGCACTCCTGGCCCGGCAACGTGCGCGAGTTGGAAAACCTCGTCCGCCGCCTGTGCGCGCTGTGCAGCGACGACGTCATCGGCGCCTCGACCATTCAGAGCGAGCTGGCGGACGTGGAATCCGACCGGGGTGATGGGGCGAGCCGGCAGCCGGCCGGGGCGCAGTCGCTGGCCGACGCCGTGGACGCGCACCTGCGCGCCTACTTCGACGCCCACGGCGACGGACTTCCCGCCGCCGGCGTCTACGACCGCGTCATCCGCGAGGTGGAGCGCCCGCTGATTTCCCTGGCGCTGGAAACCATGGGGGGCAACCAGCTCCGAACGGCAAAGCTGTTGGGGCTGAACCGCAACACCCTGCGCAAGAAGATTCGCGAACTGGACATCGAACCCGGCGACGCCACGCGGTGATCACCCGAAACCGTGCAAACCCGAAGTGTGGCCTTGCTGCCACAGTCCAAGGTGGCACACTGGCGCCACCCCTTCGGACGGCCGTTGGGAGATCGCGCAACCACCTGATCCGGGCGACAGCATGAGCACGGACGCCCAAGAGGCCCCGGTTCCGCCCCGACGCTGGGCGCGCGTCGCCGCCTGGGCGAACCGCGTCAACCTGGAACGCCACTTGGCGCTGGCGTTCCTCATCGGCGGCGTGAGCAGCGGCTTCGCCACCCTGGCGGCCATGAGCGGCAACTTTCCGGGCACCGTCAGCCCGAAGATGATGCTGTTGCTGCTCAACCTGGATCTCTTCTTCCTGCTCGGCCTGGGCGTCCTGATCGCGCGCCGGCTGGTCGCCGTGTGGATCGCGCGGCGGCGCGGGCGTGCCGGGGCGCGGCTGCATACACGGCTGGTGGGGCTGTTTTCCCTGATCGCCGTCACACCCGCCATCATCCTGGCGGTGTTCTCGGTCGTCTTCTTCAATTTCGGCCTGCAGGGCTGGTTCAGCGAGCGCGTGAGCACGGCGATCCAGGAATCCCTGCAGGTTGCCGAGGCCTACGTGCAGGAGCACCGCCAGACCATCCGCACGGACGCCCTGGCGATGGCCGACCGCATCGACCGGCAGGGGGCCACGCTGCTCTACAATCAGGGGCAATTCGAACGCCTGCTGGCGCAGCAGGCCAGCGTGCGCTCGCTGACCGAGGCGGTGGTGTTCCACACCTCCGGCCGGGTGATCGCCAAGGCGGGATTGAGCCTGCTGCTCGACTTTAGCGGCAACATCCCAACCTGGGCGATGCAGCGCGCGCGCCAGGGCGAGGTGGTGACGCTGACGGCCGAAACGGACGACCGCGTGCGCGCGCTGGTGCAGCTGGACACGCTCTCCAACGCATACCTCTACATCGGCCGCCTGATCGATCCGAAGGTGTTGGAGCACATGGACCGCACCCAGGGGGCGGTGCGGCTGTACGATCAACTCCAGGGCAAGCGCTCCGACATCCAGATCACCTTCGCCCTGATCTTCATGGTGGTGGCGCTGCTGTTGCTGATGGCCGCGGTCTGGGTGGGACTGAGTGTGGCGAACCACCTCACCCGGCCGATCGGCGGGCTGATGCGCGCCACCGACAACGTGCGCGCCGGCGACCTGACGGCCCGCGCAACGCCGCCGGCGACGAACGACGAACTCCAGTCGCTGACGACGGCCTTCAACCGCATGACCGACCAGCTGCAAAGCCAGCAGGAGGCGCTGGTTGCGGCCAACCGCCAGCTTGACGAACGGCGGCGCTTCACCGAGGCGGTGCTGGCCGGCGTCACCGCGGGTGTGGTCGGCCTGGATGCCGATGGGCGGATCGACCTGCCCAACCGCACCGCGTGCGAGATGCTGGGCGCGGACAAGACGGAGTTGGTGGGTCAGCGGCTCGACGAGGTCGCACCGGGGATCGCGCGCCTCGTGGCGGTCGCCGAGCGGCGCCCGCGCCACGGTGCGCAGGACCAGATCCAGTTCACCGGCGAGGACGGTCACAGCCGCACGCTGCTGGCGCGCGTTACCGTGGAGCAGGAAGGTGGGCTGACGACGGGCTACGTCGTCACCTTCGACGAGATCACCGACCTGCTGGCCGCCCAGCGCAAGGCCGCGTGGGTCGACATCGCCCGCCGCATCGCCCACGAGATCAAGAACCCGCTGACACCCATCCAGCTTTCGGCCGAGCGCCTCAAACGCCGGTACCTCAAGCAGATCGACGACGATCCCGAAACCTTCCAGACCTGCACGGAGACGATCGTCCGCCACGTCGGCGACATCCGGCAGATGGTCGACGAATTCTCCTCCTTCGCCCGCATGCCCGACCCGCACATGAAGGAGGTCGACCTCGCCGGCGTCGCCGAAGAGGCCGTCTTCCTCCAGGCGACGGCGAGCCCGGCCGTCACCTTCGACCGCGCCTACGCGGCGGAAGGCGTGCGGCTGCGCTGCGACCGGCAGCAGGTGAGCCGCGCGCTGACGAACCTGCTCCAGAACGCCGTGGACGCGATCGAGAGCCGGCAGGGCGACGCGGACTCGCTGGCGCCGGGCGAGGTCACAGTGCGCGTGGACACGGATGACGGTTTGCCGATCGTGGAGGTGCTGGACAACGGCTGCGGCCTGCCGGGCGGGGAGCGCGGCCGGCTGACCGAACCCTACGTGACCACGCGCGACAAGGGCACCGGCCTCGGGCTTGCGATCGTGCAGAAGATCATGGAAGACCACGGCGGCTCGGTCTCGGTTCAGAACCGGCCCGGCGGCGGTGCCATCGTGCGCCTGACATTCGCGGCCCAGGCCGACGAGCCGGCCGGCGGTCGGACTGCCACCGCCACCGACACGGATGCGGCGGCGACCGCGTGACCGCCCGGCAGATGACATCAGGGAGGATAGCGCGTCATGGCGCATGACGTCCTGATCGTGGACGACGAAGCGGACATCCGCCTGATGATCGCGGGCGTGCTCGAGGACGAGGGCTACGTCTGCCGCGGGGCGGCGAACAGCGAGGAGACGCTCTCGGCCCTGTACGCCCGCACCCCGAGCGTTGTCCTGCTGGACATCTGGCTGGAGAACTCGGCCCAGGACGGGTTGGCGTTGCTGGAGACGATCAGGGCGACGGACCCCTACATCCCCGTGGTTATGATTTCCGGCCACGGGACGATCGAAAGCGCCGTGCGCGCCATCCAGAACGGCGCCCACGATTTCATCGAAAAGCCGTTCCAGAGCGACCGGCTGGTCGTATGCGTGGACCGCGCCGCGGAGACCGGCGTGCTGCGGCGGGAAAACGCCGAGCTGCGCCTGCGCGCGGGGCAGGAGGCGGAACTCCTGGGGCAGTCGCAGCCCGTCCAGCACCTGCGCCAGAACATCGACAAGGTGGCGCCCACGGGCAGCCGCGTCCTCATCTCCGGCCCGCCGGGCGCGGGCAAGGAGGTCGCCGCGCGCATGCTGCACCACCGCTCGCGGCGCTCGGGCGGCCCGTTCGTGGTGCTGAACTGCGCCGTCATGCACCCCGACCGCCTGGAAAGCGAGCTGTTCGGCGTGGCGGCCGGTGCGCGCGACGACGAGGGCGCCAAGCCCGGCACCTTCGAGCGCGCCCACGGCGGCACGCTGGTGCTGGACGAAGTGGCCGACATGCCCCTGGAAACCCAGGGCAAGATCGTGCGCGTTCTGCAGGACCAGCGCTTCACGCGCGTGGGCGGCGGCCGGGCGATGGAAGCGGACGTGCGCGTCATCGCCTCCAGCAACCGCGATCTCGACCAGCTGATGGCGGAGGGCAGCTTCCGCCAGGACCTCTACTACCGCCTGAACGTGGTGCCGTTGCGCGTGCCGCCATTGCGCGAGCGCCGCGAGGATATCCCGCTGCTCGTCCGGCACTTCATGGCCCGCGCGGCGGAGTCCGCCGGGCTGCCCGAGCGGCGCCTGGACGACGACGCCATGGCCGCGCTCCAGGCCTACGACTGGCCGGGCAACGTGCGCCAGCTGCGCAACATCATCGACTGGCTGCTCATCATGGCGCCGGGCGACGCCACCGATCCCGTCCGCGCCGACATGCTGCCCCCCGACATCGGTGCGGAGG includes:
- a CDS encoding two-component system sensor histidine kinase NtrB, whose product is MSGSKPASSLSGEASNAVLNALPDAVVVLDGEGRLVEVNIAAEQLFGVSRTALGGRALTALIPGDSPIHTLVAQARDGGQTVSQDDVVLESPRLAARNASVHAAPVPELPGHVTLTLRERTMAHKLDRQLVHRNAARSVTAMAALLAHEVKNPLSGIRGAAQLLEQTAGEDDRRLTGLIREEADRIVTVLSEMEIFSDERPIERGPVNIHEVLDHVKQVAQAGVGANLTIREAYDPSLPPVLGNRNLLIQALLNLAKNAAEAVGDDGGTLTLETRYQHGIRLAVPGGGRRVDLPLVVTLTDDGPGIPADLQRHLFDPFVSTKTGSRGLGLALVAKVVEDHGGVIEYDTGPRGTAFRIMLPTTTDEEAR
- the ntrX gene encoding nitrogen assimilation response regulator NtrX, producing the protein MAHDVLIVDDEADIRLMIAGVLEDEGYVCRGAANSEETLSALYARTPSVVLLDIWLENSAQDGLALLETIRATDPYIPVVMISGHGTIESAVRAIQNGAHDFIEKPFQSDRLVVCVDRAAETGVLRRENAELRLRAGQEAELLGQSQPVQHLRQNIDKVAPTGSRVLISGPPGAGKEVAARMLHHRSRRSGGPFVVLNCAVMHPDRLESELFGVAAGARDDEGAKPGTFERAHGGTLVLDEVADMPLETQGKIVRVLQDQRFTRVGGGRAMEADVRVIASSNRDLDQLMAEGSFRQDLYYRLNVVPLRVPPLRERREDIPLLVRHFMARAAESAGLPERRLDDDAMAALQAYDWPGNVRQLRNIIDWLLIMAPGDATDPVRADMLPPDIGAEAPAALRTNGDSEIMALPLREAREVFERQYLEAQMMRFGGNISRTAAFVGMERSALHRKLRSLGISTTAERE
- a CDS encoding bifunctional 2-C-methyl-D-erythritol 4-phosphate cytidylyltransferase/2-C-methyl-D-erythritol 2,4-cyclodiphosphate synthase translates to MAGVIAIVVAAGRGTRAGGDRPKQYVPVAGQPLLRHTLAHLAAHPRIDAILPVIHPKDRETFAAVAEGIDVLTPVDGGASRQDSVHRGLEALADRDPDAVLIHDGARPFPDTALIDRVLAALDTQAGAIPALPVSDTLKRAEDRRIVETVPRGDLWRAQTPQGFRYPEILDAHRAATDPSASDDAALAERAGYELTVVDGSTENIKVTTRDDIHRVERWLAGGTETRTGSGFDVHAFGDGAGPVRLCGVDVPSERGLAGHSDADVGLHVLVDALLGAIGAGDIGEHFPPSDDRWKGADSAAFVAHALELVRERGGAIVNVDITLICERPKVGPHRAPMRERVAGLLGLASERVSVKATTTEKLGFVGRREGIAAQAVATVRVPAA
- the ntrC gene encoding nitrogen regulation protein NR(I), which encodes MSEVTILVADDDRGIRTVLDQALQRAGYAVRTTGQTRTLWSWIEGGEGDLVITDVVMPDENGLDLIPRVKELRPDLPVVVTSARNTLLTAVRATERGAFEYLPKPFDLQEVVEVVERGLAPAARGGAEEPAAGAPDEDEQMPLIGRSPAMQDVYRVLARLVGTELTVMINGESGTGKELVARALHDYGKRREGPFVAVNMAAIPRELIESELFGHEKGAFTGATHRQAGRFEQASGGTLFLDEIGDMPMEAQTRLLRVLQEGEYTTVGGRTPLKADSRIVAATHQDLGELVRAGRFREDLYYRLNVVPLRLPALRERIEDIPDLVRHFLNRCEREGLPRKSMAPEALESLRAHSWPGNVRELENLVRRLCALCSDDVIGASTIQSELADVESDRGDGASRQPAGAQSLADAVDAHLRAYFDAHGDGLPAAGVYDRVIREVERPLISLALETMGGNQLRTAKLLGLNRNTLRKKIRELDIEPGDATR
- a CDS encoding sensor histidine kinase NtrY-like; the encoded protein is MSTDAQEAPVPPRRWARVAAWANRVNLERHLALAFLIGGVSSGFATLAAMSGNFPGTVSPKMMLLLLNLDLFFLLGLGVLIARRLVAVWIARRRGRAGARLHTRLVGLFSLIAVTPAIILAVFSVVFFNFGLQGWFSERVSTAIQESLQVAEAYVQEHRQTIRTDALAMADRIDRQGATLLYNQGQFERLLAQQASVRSLTEAVVFHTSGRVIAKAGLSLLLDFSGNIPTWAMQRARQGEVVTLTAETDDRVRALVQLDTLSNAYLYIGRLIDPKVLEHMDRTQGAVRLYDQLQGKRSDIQITFALIFMVVALLLLMAAVWVGLSVANHLTRPIGGLMRATDNVRAGDLTARATPPATNDELQSLTTAFNRMTDQLQSQQEALVAANRQLDERRRFTEAVLAGVTAGVVGLDADGRIDLPNRTACEMLGADKTELVGQRLDEVAPGIARLVAVAERRPRHGAQDQIQFTGEDGHSRTLLARVTVEQEGGLTTGYVVTFDEITDLLAAQRKAAWVDIARRIAHEIKNPLTPIQLSAERLKRRYLKQIDDDPETFQTCTETIVRHVGDIRQMVDEFSSFARMPDPHMKEVDLAGVAEEAVFLQATASPAVTFDRAYAAEGVRLRCDRQQVSRALTNLLQNAVDAIESRQGDADSLAPGEVTVRVDTDDGLPIVEVLDNGCGLPGGERGRLTEPYVTTRDKGTGLGLAIVQKIMEDHGGSVSVQNRPGGGAIVRLTFAAQADEPAGGRTATATDTDAAATA